The following proteins come from a genomic window of Aspergillus luchuensis IFO 4308 DNA, chromosome 3, nearly complete sequence:
- the MAGO2 gene encoding mago nashi family protein (COG:A;~EggNog:ENOG410PID9;~InterPro:IPR004023,IPR036605;~PFAM:PF02792;~go_component: GO:0005634 - nucleus [Evidence IEA];~go_component: GO:0035145 - exon-exon junction complex [Evidence IEA];~go_process: GO:0008380 - RNA splicing [Evidence IEA]), translating to MSTQNEPFYLRYYSGHSGRFGHEFLEFDFRTLGDGRSAAVRYANNSNYRNDSLIRKEMCVSASMIQEVKRIIKESEIMKEDDSKWPQKNKDGRQELEIRLGNEHISFETAKIGSLVDVTESADPEGLRVFYYLVQDLKALIFSLISLHFKVNTASAVSISFESIESNSVNRSNLSKW from the exons ATGTCAACCCAAAACGAACCATTTTACCTCCGTTACTA CTCAGGTCACTCTGGGCGGTTCGGACATGAGTTTCTAG AGTTCGACTTCCGTACCCTTGGCGATGGCCGCAGTGCTGCCGTGCGATATGCGAACAACTCCAACTACCGCAATGATTCTCTGATTCGGAAAGAAA TGTGCGTGAGCGCGTCGATGATTCAGGAGGTGAAGCGCATTATCAAAGAAAGTGAGATCATGAA GGAGGATGACTCCAAATGGccccagaagaacaaggatgGACGTCAGGAACTTGAGATTCGGCTTGGGAATGAGCATATCTCCTTTGAG ACTGCGAAAATCGGCTCATTGGTGGATGTGACTGAATCTGCGGACCCGGAAGGCCTGCGAGTGTTCTACTATCTCGTCCAGGACCTGAAGGCCCTCATCTTCTCGCTTATTTCGCTCCATTTCAAGGTAAATACGGCTTCCGCTGTTTCTATTTCCTTTGAGAGTATCGAGTCTAATTCGGTTAATAGATCAAACCTATCTAAatggtga
- the SEC26 gene encoding coatomer subunit beta (BUSCO:EOG09260GKG;~COG:U;~EggNog:ENOG410PHGH;~InterPro:IPR016024,IPR011989,IPR016460,IPR011710, IPR002553,IPR029446;~PFAM:PF01602,PF07718,PF12717,PF14806;~go_component: GO:0005737 - cytoplasm [Evidence IEA];~go_component: GO:0030117 - membrane coat [Evidence IEA];~go_component: GO:0030126 - COPI vesicle coat [Evidence IEA];~go_function: GO:0005198 - structural molecule activity [Evidence IEA];~go_process: GO:0006886 - intracellular protein transport [Evidence IEA];~go_process: GO:0016192 - vesicle-mediated transport [Evidence IEA]), which produces MASFLENAYSLVHLDNTADQPSLQELKLQLEKGTDETKMETMRRIITIMLNGDPMPQLLMHIIRFVMPSKSKPLKKLLYFYYEICPKLDANGKLKQEMILVCNGIRNDLQHPNEYVRGNTLRFLCKLREPELIEPLLSSARSCLDHRHAYVRKNAVWAVASIFQHSESLIPDAPELIQAFLDTETDGTCKRNAFAALMSISHQKALEYLASTFDSIPNTDELLQLAELEFIRKDAVQNTQNKARYLRLIFDLLDASTSTVIYEAATSLTALTSNPVAVKAAASKLIELCIKEADNNVKLIVLDRVDQLRIRNEGVLDDLTMEILRVLSSPDIDVRRKALSIALEMVSSKNVEEIVMLLKKELAKTVDEQYEKNSEYRQLLIQSIHNCAIKFSEIAASVVDLLMDFIADFNNNSAVDVISFVKEVVEKFPALRTSIVDRLVSTLSEVRAGKVYRGVLWVVGEYSLEERDIREAWKRIRASLGEIPILASEQRLLDEVPEDAALKEQVNGHSKPSAPTGSRKVLADGTYATESALTSQSAAAARLEAVKAAQKPPLRQLILDGDYYLATVLSSTLTKLVMRHSEVSEDVARTNALRAEAMLIMISIIRVGQSHFVKAPIDEDSVDRVMCCVRSLAEFSQKKELETTFLEDTRKAFRAMVQVEDKKRAAKEAVEKAKTAVQVDDAIPIRQFTKKAALEGAEEIELDLAKATGGDSTVETVSSKLSRVVQLTGFSDPVYAEAYVTVHQFDIVLDVLLVNQTLETLQNLSVEFATLGDLKVVERPTTHNLGPRDFLNVQATVKVSSTDTGVIFGNIVYDGASSTESHVVILNDIHADIMDYIQPAHCTETQFRTMWTEFEWENKVNINSKAKNLREFLKQLMESTNMACLTPEASLKGDCRFLSANLYARSVFGEDALANLSIEKEGEDGPITGFVRIRSRSQGLALSLGSLKGLKASTA; this is translated from the exons ATGGCGTCCTTCCTCGAAAATGCATACAGCTTGGTCCACCTGGACAACACTGCTGATCAGCCCTCTCTGCAGGAGCTGAAGCTGCAGTTGGAGAAGGGTACCGATGAGACCAAGATGGAGACAATGAGGCGGATCATCACAATCATGCTCAATGGCGACCCTATGCCCCAACTGCTCATGCACATCATTCGCTTTGTCATGCCGTCTAAAAGCAAGCCCCTCAAGAAACTCCTATACTTCTACTATGAGATCTGTCCGAAACTCGACGCGAATGGCAAGCTGAAGCAAGAGATGATCCTGGTCTG TAACGGTATCCGTAACGATCTTCAGCACCCCAACGAATACGTCCGAGGAAACACCCTGCGATTCTTGTGCAAGCTCCGAGAACCGGAACTCATTGAACCCCTCCTCTCGTCCGCACGCTCCTGCTTGGATCACCGCCACGCCTATGTCCGCAAGAACGCCGTGTGGGCTGTCGCTTCTATCTTCCAGCACTCGGAGTCGCTGATCCCAGATGCTCCGGAGCTTATCCAGGCGTTCCTCGATACGGAGACCGACGGCACCTGCAAGCGCAATGCATTCGCAGCCCTCATGTCCATCAGCCACCAAAAGGCCCTGGAGTACCTGGCCTCTACCTTCGACAGCATCCCGAACACGGATGAACTACTCCAATTGGCTGAGCTTGAGTTCATCAGAAAGGATGCTGTGCAAAACACACAGAACAAG GCACGGTATCTGCGGCTGATTTTTGACCTTCTCGATGCGTCAACGAGTACTGTCATCTACGAAGCTGCCACTTCTCTTACGGCACTCACTAGCAACCCCGTCGCCGTGAAGGCCGCGGCAAGCAAGTTGATCGAACTTTGCATCAAAGAAGCTGACAACAATGTCAAGCTTATCGTCCTTGACCGAGTCGACCAGCTACGCATCCGCAACGAGGGTGTTCTTGATGACCTTACTATGGAGATTCTCCGCGTCCTCTCTTCCCCGGATATCGATGTTCGTCGGAAAGCCCTTAGCATTGCCTTGGAGATGGTCTCGAGCAAGAATGTCGAAGAGATCGTCATGCTGCTCAAGAAGGAACTGGCCAAGACTGTTGATGAACAATATGAAAAG AACAGCGAATACCGTCAATTGCTGATCCAGTCGATACATAACTGCGCCATCAAGTTCTCAGAGATCGCGGCTAGCGTTGTCGATCTTCTGATGGACTTCATCGCTGATttcaacaacaactccgCCGTTGATGTGATCTCGTTTGTCAAGGAGGTCGTGGAGAAGTTCCCCGCGCTCAGAACTTCTATTGTTGATCGCCTGGTCTCTACATTGAGTGAAGTCCGTGCCGGCAAAGTCTACCGGGGTGTCCTGTGGGTTGTCGGAGAATACTCTctggaggagagagatatCCGCGAAGCCTGGAAGCGGATCAGGGCCAGTCTCGGCGAAATCCCCATCCTTGCCTCGGAACAGCGACTTCTTGATGAAGTACCTGAGGATGCGGCGCTCAAGGAGCAGGTCAATGGCCACTCCAAGCCGTCAGCCCCGACCGGATCACGGAAGGTGCTGGCCGATGGCACCTATGCCACCGAGAGTGCTCTGACCAGCCAgtctgctgcggctgctcgGCTTGAGGCTGTCAAGGCCGCTCAGAAGCCCCCTCTTCGTCAACTGATCTTGGATGGCGACTACTACCTTGCTACTGTGCTTTCGTCCACCCTTACTAAGTTGGTGATGCGCCATTCGGAGGTCTCCGAAGATGTTGCTCGGACCAACGCCCTGCGTGCAGAGGCTATGCTCATCATGATCTCCATCATCCGTGTTGGCCAGTCGCACTTCGTCAAGGCGCCCATTGATGAAGACTCCGTGGATCGCGTCATGTGCTGTGTGCGCTCGCTTGCAGAATTCTCTCAGaagaaggaattggagacTACCTTCCTGGAAGACACCCGGAAAGCCTTCCGCGCCATGGTTCAGGTcgaagacaagaagagggCCGCTAAGGAGGCCGTTGAGAAGGCTAAGACTGCCGTCCAGGTTGACGATGCCATCCCCATCCGGCAATTCACCAAGAAGGCAGCTCTTGAAGGTGCTGAGGAGATTGAGCTGGATCTGGCCAAGGCCACTGGCGGGGACTCAACTGTGGAGACGGTGTCCTCGAAGCTGAGCCGCGTTGTGCAACTCACTGGTTTCTCAGACCCCGTATATGCCGAGGCTTATGTCACGGTTCACCAGTTCGATATCGTTCTGGATGTGCTTCTGGTCAACCAGACCCTTGAGACCCTGCAGAACCTGAGCGTTGAGTTTGCGACTCTCGGGGATCTCAAGGTGGTGGAGCGGCCCACGACGCACAACCTCGGACCTCGCGATTTCTTGAATGTGCAGGCTACAGTCAAGGTGTCGTCGACGGACACGGGTGTGATTTTCGGTAACATTGTGTACGACGGGGCGAGCTCGACGGAGTCGCATGTTGTTATCCTGAATGACATCCATGCCGACATCATGGACTACATCCAGCCGGCACACTGCACTGAGACGCAGTTCCGGACGATGTGGACCGAGTTTGAGTGGGAGAACAAGGTTAACATCAACTCCAAGGCGAAGAACCTCCGCGAGTTCCTCAAGCAGCTGATGGAGAGCACCAACATGGCATGCTTGACACCTGAGGCGTCTCTCAAGGGCGACTGTCGGTTCCTGAGTGCCAATCTATATGCCCGGAGCGTATTTG GTGAGGATGCCCTTGCGAACTTGAGCatcgagaaggaaggagaggacggGCCGATTACCGGCTTTGTACGGATAAGAAGCCGTTCTCAGGGTCTGGCCTTGAGCCTGGGGTCTTTGAAGGGCCTCAAGGCGTCTACAGCATGA